The genomic interval ATCATTACCTTGCTGGATACGCCGGGCGCATTTCCCGGACTCGAAGCAGAAGAACGCGGACAAGCTGAAGCCATTGCCCGTAACTTGTTCGAAATGGCCCGCTTCAAGGTGCCCATTATCGTGGTGATCATTGGCGAAGGAGCTTCTGGCGGCGCACTCGGTATTGGTGTTGGCGACCGTATCCTGATGCTCGAAAACTCCTGGTATTCTGTCATTTCGCCCGAGAGCTGTTCTTCCATTCTCTGGCGTTCCTGGGATTACAAAGAAGACGCAGCCCGTGCACTGAAACTCACGGCAACCGACCTGATCAAGTTTAGCGTAATCGATGAAATTATTCCTGAGCCGCTTGGCGGTGCCCACCGAGATCCGCGGGCTACGTTCCGGACGGTCGGCGAATTCATTGGCAAACACCTGAAAGCCCTGAAGAAGGTGAAGCCGGCAAGCCTGCCTGTCCAGCGCCTTGAGAAATTCGACCAGATGGGTGTGTTCAACGAAAACAATGCCGGCACCAACGGCCATGCCCCTGCAACCGTAGGCAAAAAGGTTACCCAGAAGAAGTAAGGATGGTTACCTACAATTACCAGCACCGTGTGCGGTACCGCGAGTGTGACCCTATGGGGGTCGTGTATCATGCCCACTACATCGACTACTTCGAAGCAGCGCGCACAGAAGCCCTGCGCGACATGGGCATCGTTTACAAAAAACTGGAAGATGACGGCGTCCAAATGCCTACCATTGATCTCGCCGTCAAATACAGACAGCCTGCCCGCTACGACGACCTCCTGGAAATCAAGGTCATCCTGAAAGACAAACCCGGTGTACGCATTCGCATTGACTATGAAGTGCGACGGGTAAACGAGGAGACGCTCCTCACCACCGGCCATGTGACCCTATGTTTTATGGACATCGAACGTAAACGCCCCGTAATGGCGCCTGCTGTTTTTGCCGAGATGTACGACACCTACGCGCGTTAATCAACCCTCGACCATTCATGTCAACAAGCGCTCTCCCGGTCTACTTTACGGCCCCTGAACTTGCAGCCCTGATTCACCTTGCCCTCGATGAAGACCTCGGCACAGGCGATGTAACAACAGCAGCTACCATTCCGCCCGATACCAAAGCTTCTGCCTCTTTTCTTGCAAAAGAAAGCGGCACCATAGCAGGCCTGCATGTTGCAAAAGAGGTGTTTCATACCCTCGACGATGCACTTGAAGTGTTCTGGAGTAAAGCTGACGTTGACGCGGTTATCAAAGGCGAAGTGTTTGGCACGGTTGTAGGCTCGGCACATGCTATCCTTTCAGGTGAGCGACTTGCCCTCAATATCATGCAACGCATGAGCGGCATTGCAACAGCAACCCATCATATGGTGCACGCTGCATCTCCTTTTGGCAGCAGGATTCTCGATACGCGCAAAACTGCGCCGGGCCTTCGGTTGCTCGACAAATGGGCGGTAAAATTGGGTGGCGGCGAAAATCACCGCATCGGCCTTTTCGATATGATTCTGATCAAAGACAACCATATCGCAGCCGCCGGCAGCATCGAACAGGCCATTTATGCCGCACAGCAGTTCAGAACAGCAAACAATCCCAACCTGGAAATTGAAGTAGAAACGCGCACCCTCGATGAAGTATCACGTGCGCTGGCAACTGGCGGTATAGATCGGTTACTGCTGGACAATATGGTCGTTGTTGATGGGGATGAGATTAACACCAGCATGCTGGAAAGCGCGGTAGAACTGGTTGGTGGACGTTACGCCACCGAAGCCTCTGGTAATGTGACGCTCAAAACTGTGCCGGCCATCGCAGCTACAGGGGTTGACTTTATCTCCTCCGGTGCCCTCACCCATTCCGTTAAAGCGCTCGACATTTCTTTAAAAATCGCGCTCTCTCTATAACTCCTCTTCGAGCTCGTGCTCACGCGCACCTGCCGCAATCCAGTCCCGAATAACCTGGATAACCCGTTTGTCAAGTTTACCGCCCGTACTCCAAATCGGCATAAGAGCACCACGCATAGCAGGGTGTCCTTCCAATTTCCAAATCAGATAGCTGCTATCGGGATCGCCCGGCTTTACGCGCATGACCGATGGGTACTGCATGCTTGGCACGCCTACAAGGTCACCGTACGACTTACCTCTTGACAAATCGAGTTCTGCTGCATTCCAGCAGCAATCGTGACACCGGCTGTTCTGACACGTGCCCGAAAAGAGGCTGTCCTGGATGCTCTCCAGAGATGCTTCTATTTCTACATAATAGGGCTCTGGCTCTTCTACAGGCAGTTCTTCGAACGGCTCTTCTACGATGGTATTATAAACACAGCCTGCCGCCAAAAGCATACAACACAGACTGAA from Bacteroidota bacterium carries:
- a CDS encoding acetyl-CoA carboxylase carboxyltransferase subunit alpha codes for the protein MAEQAAQYLLEFEKPLYELEKKLDEMRTFDREDSSVDLSQEIEALAERVELLRESIYQDLTRWQRVLIARHPLRPYTKDYITALTDDFIELHGDRAYADDPAIVGGFAKFKGAKFGFKDESVMIIGHQKGRDTKSRKYRRFGMPNPEGYRKALRLMKLAEKFNKPIITLLDTPGAFPGLEAEERGQAEAIARNLFEMARFKVPIIVVIIGEGASGGALGIGVGDRILMLENSWYSVISPESCSSILWRSWDYKEDAARALKLTATDLIKFSVIDEIIPEPLGGAHRDPRATFRTVGEFIGKHLKALKKVKPASLPVQRLEKFDQMGVFNENNAGTNGHAPATVGKKVTQKK
- a CDS encoding thioesterase family protein; protein product: MVTYNYQHRVRYRECDPMGVVYHAHYIDYFEAARTEALRDMGIVYKKLEDDGVQMPTIDLAVKYRQPARYDDLLEIKVILKDKPGVRIRIDYEVRRVNEETLLTTGHVTLCFMDIERKRPVMAPAVFAEMYDTYAR
- the nadC gene encoding carboxylating nicotinate-nucleotide diphosphorylase, which codes for MSTSALPVYFTAPELAALIHLALDEDLGTGDVTTAATIPPDTKASASFLAKESGTIAGLHVAKEVFHTLDDALEVFWSKADVDAVIKGEVFGTVVGSAHAILSGERLALNIMQRMSGIATATHHMVHAASPFGSRILDTRKTAPGLRLLDKWAVKLGGGENHRIGLFDMILIKDNHIAAAGSIEQAIYAAQQFRTANNPNLEIEVETRTLDEVSRALATGGIDRLLLDNMVVVDGDEINTSMLESAVELVGGRYATEASGNVTLKTVPAIAATGVDFISSGALTHSVKALDISLKIALSL